The following proteins are encoded in a genomic region of Triticum dicoccoides isolate Atlit2015 ecotype Zavitan chromosome 1B, WEW_v2.0, whole genome shotgun sequence:
- the LOC119350259 gene encoding coiled-coil domain-containing protein SCD2-like — MDRMSSRPASPGGGGGYVRRGAYVSSSAHTSPGGSPSASPVHTRHTRSGSLGGAGSTSSAGRRGAGAAAAARAAAQRLARVMGGPVGEDGGSGSEGEECELSGPPIELSTPRRPGNRSPSPSIGRYLADQAPVVSRPPSLTNRYVPGKSVPMIPSIKQSNRPATSGTGSESSVSVPNRREQRRSVDLGSSMRGRRSSSSLNDEINTLQMENDSMYEKLEEDRCYEADVRQAASMGDAIEPEFNLISRKAAALEQRRASMRIASRRGNSASCDEITALRSEAKVAGEMATSVSRRVGIGSELRSLHGTSNRTILSQEEMEEVVLKRCWLARYWKLSVRLGIHSDIAAQKLEHWSSVAPLALEVVLSIGQKARDGTLSDNDVNDTAGDGNIESMLLVEKGLRELASLKVEDAIMLALAEHRRYRPLSGPVFPADSHSSPESTELSEDERDDVRFKQAWLTYFWRRAKNHDVEEDIADDRLQFWIEQGNHPVTTSDVVEVDRGLHELKKLGIESQLWEATRRAFDDESINHGSPFGSEV, encoded by the exons ATGGATCGCATGTCGTCGCGTCCGGCGagcccgggcggcggcggtggttacGTGCGGCGGGGCGCGTACGTCTCCAGCAGCGCGCACACGTCGCCGGGCGGGTCCCCGTCCGCGTCCCCGGTGCACACCCGCCACACGCGCTCGGGGTCGCTCGGCGGGGCCGGGTCCACCTCCTCCGCCGGCCGCCGGGGGGCGGGGGCCGcggccgccgcgcgcgccgccgcgcagcgcctcgcgcGCGTCATGGGCGGGCCCGTAGGAGAGGACGGTGGCAGCGGCAGCGAAGGCGAGGAGTGCGAACTCTCCGGCCCGCCCATCGAGCTCTCCACCCCGCGCCGGCCCGGCAaccgctccccctccccctcg ATAGGTCGTTACCTTGCGGATCAGGCGCCGGTCGTTAGCCGGCCACCCTCGCTGACGAACCGGTATGTGCCCGGGAAGTCGGTTCCGATGATACCATCCATCAAGCAATCAAACCGGCCAGCGACAAGCGGAACAGGGTCGGAATCGTCCGTCTCGGTCCCTAACCGAAGGGAGCAAAG GAGATCAGTTGATCTTGGAAGCTCGATGAGAGGACGGCGCTCCTCTTCTTCTCTTAATGATGAG ATTAACACACTTCAAATGGAAAATGATAGCATGTACGAAAAG cttgaagaggatagatgctatGAAGCAGATGTCAGACAG GCTGCTAGTATGGGTGATGCCATAGAACCGGAGTTCAATTTGATTAGCAG AAAGGCTGCAGCACTAGAACAGAGAAGG GCTTCAATGAGAATTGCTTCAAGAAGGGGTAACAGTGCAAGCTGCGATGAGATTACAGCCCTTCGATCAGAAGCGAAG GTTGCTGGTGAGATGGCCACATCTGTATCTCGGCGTGTAGGTATTGGATCAGAACTGAGATCTCTTCATGGAACATCCAACAGAACGATCCTGTCACAAGAAGAAATG GAGGAGGTGGTGCTAAAGAGGTGTTGGCTCGCCCGCTACTGGAAACTATCTGTTAGACTTG GGATACATTCTGATATCGCTGCACAAAAACTAGAACACTGGTCCTCAGTTGCACCACTTGCACTTGAAGTCGTCCTATCAATTGGGCAAAAAGCTAGAGATGGAACTTTATCAG ATAATGATGTAAATGATACGGCTGGAGATGGAAATATTGAGAGCATGCTTTTAGTTGAGAAAGGACTTCGTGAATTAGCTTCGCTCAAG GTAGAAGATGCAATCATGCTGGCTTTAGCAGAACATCGACGATACAGACCTCTCTCAG GTCCAGTTTTTCCTGCTGATAGTCATAGTTCTCCGGAGTCAACTG AGTTAAGTGAGGATGAGCGAGATGATGTACGCTTCAAGCAG GCATGGTTGACCTACTTTTGGAGGCGGGCCAAAAACCATGATGTAGAGGAAGATATAGCTGATGACCGGCTACAATTTTGGATAGAGCAAGGCAACCATCCAGTTACTACAAGTGATGTAGTTGAAG TCGATAGAGGACTTCATGAGCTGAAGAAACTGGGGATCGAGTCTCAGCTGTGGGAAGCCACGAGGAGAGCTTTCGACGATGAATCCATTAATCATGGAAGTCCATTTGGATCTGAAGTTTAG